In a single window of the Burkholderia pyrrocinia genome:
- a CDS encoding CbrC family protein — MPKSRFRGNTVAPRHNGRSNSHRVLPPPSGPTKITKSLPAFRYHPDPLATGSVIRSDARCVCCGDARGYVYAGSAQAASPFVMKLRNLREVHPRGRHSP; from the coding sequence TTGCCGAAGTCGAGGTTCCGCGGTAATACAGTCGCGCCACGGCACAATGGCCGTTCGAATTCGCATCGCGTACTTCCCCCCCCATCCGGACCGACGAAGATCACCAAGTCGTTACCCGCTTTCAGGTACCATCCCGACCCGCTGGCAACCGGCAGCGTGATCCGGTCGGACGCGCGCTGCGTGTGTTGCGGCGATGCGCGCGGCTACGTCTACGCCGGGTCTGCGCAAGCGGCGTCGCCATTCGTCATGAAACTGAGGAATCTTCGTGAAGTTCATCCACGCGGCAGACATTCACCTTGA
- the parS gene encoding antitoxin Xre/MbcA/ParS toxin-binding domain-containing protein, which translates to MSTIAFHPSGVAHPRQAEFTILEQLLAIRVRSGADLAELASARVDVSVIDRLSERGLKSDELAFIIPRRTLSHRRQAHERLSPEESDKAIRLARIVAQATATFGDQDKAMAWLRNGLQRFGGRTSLDMASTEHGARLVEEVLTQIDEGYFA; encoded by the coding sequence ATGAGCACCATTGCTTTCCATCCTTCGGGCGTCGCGCATCCGCGTCAGGCCGAATTCACGATTCTCGAGCAGCTGCTGGCGATCCGTGTCCGATCGGGCGCTGATCTTGCCGAGCTGGCGAGCGCACGCGTCGACGTTTCGGTGATCGACCGGTTGTCGGAGCGCGGGCTGAAATCGGACGAGCTGGCCTTCATCATCCCGCGTCGCACGCTGAGCCATCGTCGCCAGGCGCACGAACGCCTGTCGCCGGAGGAATCCGACAAGGCGATCCGCCTCGCGCGCATCGTCGCGCAGGCGACGGCCACGTTCGGCGACCAGGACAAGGCGATGGCGTGGCTGCGCAACGGGCTCCAGCGCTTCGGCGGTCGCACGTCGCTCGACATGGCGAGCACCGAGCATGGCGCGCGGCTCGTCGAAGAGGTCCTCACGCAGATCGACGAGGGGTACTTCGCTTGA
- a CDS encoding dienelactone hydrolase family protein — protein sequence MSQASGSMITFRRPDGQELQGYLARPEKTEGAPAVVVIQEWWGLNDQIRGVADRLARCGYFALVPDLYRGKSTVEEEEAHHLMTGLDFGDAASQDIPGAVTYLKTLAPRVAVTGFCMGGALTLLSLQFADADAGVTWYGFPPLDYLDPAKLKVPLMGHWATQDAFFAIDQVNALEKKLTDAKVGVEFHRYLAHHAFANETAVGPGRISGTQFDPVWSQIAWDRTLTFFGRTLWAKPQ from the coding sequence ATGTCTCAAGCATCCGGTTCCATGATCACGTTTCGCCGCCCGGACGGCCAGGAACTGCAGGGCTATCTCGCCAGGCCGGAAAAGACCGAAGGCGCGCCCGCGGTCGTCGTCATCCAGGAATGGTGGGGGCTGAACGACCAGATCCGCGGCGTCGCGGATCGCCTCGCGCGCTGCGGCTACTTCGCGCTCGTGCCCGACCTGTATCGCGGCAAGTCGACGGTCGAGGAAGAAGAGGCACACCACCTGATGACCGGCCTCGATTTCGGCGACGCCGCATCGCAGGACATTCCCGGCGCCGTCACGTACCTGAAGACGCTGGCGCCGCGCGTCGCGGTGACGGGCTTCTGCATGGGCGGTGCGCTGACGCTGCTGTCGCTGCAGTTCGCCGATGCGGACGCGGGCGTCACGTGGTACGGCTTCCCGCCGCTCGACTACCTCGATCCGGCGAAGCTCAAGGTGCCGCTGATGGGCCACTGGGCCACGCAGGATGCATTCTTCGCGATCGACCAGGTCAACGCGCTGGAAAAGAAGCTGACCGATGCGAAGGTCGGTGTCGAATTCCATCGCTATCTCGCGCATCACGCATTCGCGAACGAAACGGCCGTCGGCCCCGGCCGCATCTCCGGCACGCAGTTCGATCCGGTGTGGTCGCAAATCGCGTGGGATCGCACGCTGACGTTCTTCGGCCGCACGCTCTGGGCGAAGCCGCAGTAA
- a CDS encoding LysR family transcriptional regulator, translating to MDTLQMMRIFVRVAEEGSFTSAAQRLDITTAYASRSVAQLETHLRTRLLNRSTRRIALTDAGQRYLDRCQRILGYIDEAEAEAADAQAKPSGRLHVHATTSFGQAYVLPAVVRYRQRYPSVAVELTLSQHVPDIIDEGYDVSLQLSTTELPDSGLVSQRLGDVHSVLCASPAYLKERGTPRTVRELEGHACLQMVTSVFPRDRWHLDGPDGHETFDLPLPDFQVNIADALGGALRAGLGIGSLPMSSALPALASGALVRVLPEYRLQKLTVYTLYASRQYLDAKIRTFVDFLRECVPEMLAADEAALNASCKS from the coding sequence ATGGACACGTTACAGATGATGCGCATTTTCGTCCGGGTCGCGGAGGAGGGCAGCTTCACGAGCGCGGCCCAGCGCCTGGACATCACGACGGCGTACGCATCGCGTTCGGTCGCGCAGCTCGAAACGCATCTGCGCACGCGCCTGCTCAACCGCAGCACGCGCCGCATCGCGCTGACCGACGCCGGGCAGCGCTATCTCGATCGTTGCCAGCGCATCCTCGGGTATATCGACGAAGCGGAAGCCGAGGCAGCGGACGCACAGGCGAAGCCGTCCGGACGGCTGCATGTTCACGCGACGACGAGTTTCGGCCAGGCCTATGTGTTGCCCGCGGTCGTGCGCTATCGTCAGCGTTATCCGTCGGTCGCGGTCGAGCTGACGCTGTCGCAGCACGTGCCCGACATCATCGACGAAGGCTACGATGTATCGCTGCAGTTGAGCACGACGGAACTGCCCGATTCCGGGCTCGTGTCGCAGCGGCTCGGCGACGTGCACAGCGTACTGTGCGCGTCGCCCGCGTATCTGAAGGAGCGCGGCACGCCACGCACGGTGCGCGAGCTCGAAGGGCATGCATGCCTGCAGATGGTCACTTCGGTGTTCCCGCGCGATCGCTGGCATCTCGACGGCCCGGACGGCCACGAGACATTCGACCTGCCGTTGCCCGATTTCCAGGTGAACATCGCCGATGCGCTGGGCGGTGCATTGCGTGCCGGCCTCGGGATCGGCTCGCTGCCGATGTCGTCCGCACTGCCCGCGCTCGCGAGCGGTGCGCTGGTGCGCGTGCTGCCCGAATACCGGTTGCAGAAGCTGACGGTCTACACGCTGTACGCGTCGCGTCAGTACCTCGATGCGAAGATCCGTACGTTCGTTGATTTCCTGCGCGAATGCGTGCCCGAAATGCTGGCCGCCGACGAGGCCGCGCTGAACGCATCCTGCAAATCCTGA
- a CDS encoding gamma-glutamyltransferase family protein: MNRTAIFPYASALLAAALLTACGGDVETEAGRTPTPSTDTSCLAVDNSGATVVVGSNQPGDPSLPEASSGYRTGMKPVHAKTYLVATSNAYASAAGCAVLKKGGTAADAAVAVQAVLGLTVPEATGLGSGGVLLYYDARGKTLQAYDGREAAPAAATENYLRYVDDTTDHSAPLPNARASGRSIGTIGVPRLIEALQQDHGRLPWQNLFGDAITLATNGFPIGGRLADAIAANAANLKRDPEAAAYFLNADGSPKTLGTVLKNPAYAHTLTLMAQSGANALYTGQIAQDIVAKIATTKGADGSTLTPGKTTVADLAAYQAKRRAPVCTTYRSYWVCGMPPPSSGGIAVASALGILENFDLKSLKPTAIDLEGGKPTVAGVHLVTEAERLAYADRDKYVADTDFVPLPGGTWDTLLNKPYLKSRAALIDTTKTMGTAQPGNLGAVPLGVDTTLIEHGTNQFTIVDGDGNVLSATTTVESSMGSFHMTNGFLLNNQLTDFSANPVDSAGNPVANRLQPGKRPRSSMAPTIVFGQAADGSRGDFVMATGSPGGGTIPQYVVKTLVGALDWGLDAQQSAGLVDFGASNNPTTTIGGEHPNVNAANNGANDPLITGLLALGHKVSTSAQASGVNTVMRVTVGQSPALQGGTDPRREGVVLGDTFRP, from the coding sequence ATGAACAGAACAGCGATTTTCCCGTATGCATCCGCGTTGCTCGCGGCCGCCCTGCTGACGGCATGCGGCGGCGACGTCGAGACCGAAGCGGGCCGCACGCCGACACCTTCGACCGATACGAGCTGCCTCGCGGTCGACAACAGCGGCGCGACGGTCGTGGTGGGCTCGAACCAGCCGGGCGATCCGTCGCTGCCGGAAGCGTCGTCGGGCTATCGCACCGGAATGAAGCCGGTCCATGCGAAGACCTATCTGGTGGCGACGTCCAACGCATACGCGAGCGCGGCCGGCTGCGCGGTGCTGAAGAAAGGCGGCACGGCCGCCGACGCGGCGGTCGCCGTGCAGGCCGTGCTCGGCCTGACGGTGCCCGAGGCGACGGGCCTCGGGTCGGGCGGCGTGCTGCTCTACTACGATGCGCGCGGCAAGACGCTGCAGGCGTACGACGGCCGGGAAGCCGCGCCGGCCGCCGCGACGGAGAATTACCTGCGCTACGTCGACGACACGACCGACCATTCGGCGCCGTTGCCGAACGCACGCGCCAGCGGCCGCTCGATCGGCACGATCGGCGTGCCGCGGCTCATCGAGGCACTGCAGCAGGATCACGGCCGCTTGCCGTGGCAGAACCTGTTCGGCGATGCGATCACGCTTGCGACCAACGGCTTCCCGATCGGCGGCCGGCTCGCCGACGCGATCGCGGCGAATGCCGCGAACCTGAAGCGCGACCCCGAGGCAGCCGCGTATTTCCTGAATGCCGACGGCTCGCCGAAGACGCTCGGCACCGTACTGAAGAACCCCGCGTACGCGCACACGCTGACGCTGATGGCGCAGTCGGGTGCGAACGCGCTGTACACCGGGCAAATCGCGCAGGACATCGTCGCGAAGATCGCGACGACGAAGGGCGCGGACGGCTCGACGCTCACGCCGGGCAAGACGACCGTCGCGGATCTCGCCGCGTATCAGGCGAAGCGCCGCGCCCCCGTGTGCACGACCTATCGCAGCTACTGGGTATGCGGGATGCCGCCGCCGTCGTCGGGCGGCATCGCGGTCGCATCGGCGCTCGGCATTCTCGAGAACTTCGACCTGAAGTCGCTGAAGCCGACGGCGATCGATCTCGAAGGCGGCAAGCCGACCGTCGCGGGCGTGCACCTCGTCACCGAGGCCGAACGGCTCGCGTATGCCGACCGCGACAAGTACGTGGCCGATACGGATTTCGTGCCGTTGCCGGGCGGCACGTGGGACACGCTGCTGAACAAGCCGTACCTGAAATCGCGCGCAGCGCTGATCGATACGACCAAGACCATGGGCACCGCGCAGCCCGGCAATCTCGGCGCGGTGCCGCTCGGTGTCGACACGACGCTGATCGAGCACGGCACGAACCAGTTCACGATCGTCGACGGCGACGGTAACGTGCTGAGCGCGACGACGACGGTCGAGTCGAGCATGGGCTCGTTCCACATGACCAACGGCTTCCTGCTGAACAACCAGCTGACCGACTTTTCCGCGAACCCGGTCGACAGCGCCGGCAATCCGGTGGCCAACCGCCTGCAGCCGGGCAAGCGGCCGCGCAGCTCGATGGCGCCGACGATCGTGTTCGGGCAGGCCGCTGACGGTTCGCGTGGCGATTTCGTGATGGCGACCGGGTCGCCGGGCGGCGGCACGATTCCGCAATATGTGGTCAAGACGCTGGTCGGCGCGCTCGACTGGGGGCTCGATGCGCAGCAGTCCGCGGGGCTCGTCGACTTCGGCGCGAGCAACAACCCGACGACCACGATCGGCGGCGAGCATCCGAATGTCAATGCGGCCAATAACGGTGCGAACGATCCGCTGATCACGGGCCTGCTCGCACTTGGGCACAAGGTGTCGACGTCCGCGCAGGCGAGCGGCGTCAACACCGTGATGCGCGTGACGGTCGGCCAGTCGCCCGCGTTGCAGGGCGGCACCGATCCGCGTCGCGAAGGCGTGGTGCTCGGCGATACGTTCCGGCCGTAA
- a CDS encoding GlxA family transcriptional regulator, whose protein sequence is MPKVIGIFAVPGVQLLDVSAPLDVFAQANAEYGKPFYTLRIIASESGPIRCSSGAQLLPDWIVPKIPEHIDTLLVAGAPNAGRIALRTDVLAWLRSAAVQSKRYGSICTGAFILAATGLLKGRRLTTHWAAADALAEAYPSLAVDADALYVRDGKLRTGAGVTAGLDLALALVEEDLGREIARRVAAQLVMFFKRPGGQLQFSRKGEARPAGRSVLQEVQRWIAANPELEHSVADMAKHAGMSPRHFARLFRAEVGMTPAAWVEATRISAARHLLENGHDTPKQVAAKCGFANVDTLRRSFTRHVGITPAEYRKRQAVLAE, encoded by the coding sequence ATGCCGAAGGTCATTGGTATTTTCGCCGTACCGGGCGTCCAGCTGCTCGATGTCTCCGCGCCGCTCGACGTCTTCGCGCAAGCGAACGCCGAATACGGTAAGCCGTTCTACACGTTGCGGATCATCGCAAGCGAGTCCGGTCCGATCCGCTGTTCATCCGGCGCGCAACTGCTGCCCGACTGGATCGTTCCCAAGATCCCGGAGCACATCGACACGCTGCTGGTTGCCGGCGCACCGAACGCCGGCCGGATCGCGCTGCGCACCGACGTCCTCGCATGGCTGCGGTCGGCCGCCGTGCAAAGCAAGCGCTACGGCTCGATCTGCACCGGTGCGTTCATCCTCGCGGCCACCGGCCTGCTGAAAGGGCGTCGCCTGACCACGCACTGGGCCGCCGCCGACGCGCTGGCCGAAGCCTATCCGTCGCTCGCCGTCGATGCGGACGCGCTGTATGTACGCGACGGCAAACTGCGCACCGGCGCCGGCGTCACGGCCGGGCTCGATCTCGCGCTGGCGCTGGTCGAGGAAGATCTCGGCCGCGAGATCGCGCGGCGCGTCGCCGCGCAACTGGTGATGTTCTTCAAGCGCCCGGGCGGGCAACTCCAGTTCAGCCGCAAGGGCGAGGCGCGCCCCGCCGGACGTTCGGTGCTGCAGGAAGTCCAGCGCTGGATCGCGGCGAATCCGGAACTCGAACACTCGGTGGCCGACATGGCGAAGCATGCGGGCATGAGCCCGCGCCACTTCGCGCGGCTGTTCCGCGCGGAAGTCGGCATGACGCCGGCCGCGTGGGTCGAAGCGACCCGCATCTCGGCGGCCCGCCACTTGCTCGAGAACGGACACGACACGCCGAAACAGGTCGCCGCGAAATGCGGCTTCGCGAACGTCGATACGCTCAGGCGGTCGTTCACGCGGCACGTCGGGATCACGCCCGCCGAATACCGGAAGCGGCAGGCAGTCCTGGCCGAGTGA
- a CDS encoding DUF4148 domain-containing protein encodes MKSFIYAVVAATALSASYGAFAQSNPSGQLTRAQVRAELVQLEQAGYKPEVSDQYYPRALQTAQARVTNADEAGYGAQSAAGVRAGRTIAVRQDGRDSVYFGQ; translated from the coding sequence ATGAAGTCGTTCATCTACGCTGTCGTCGCCGCAACCGCCCTGTCCGCGTCGTACGGCGCATTCGCACAATCGAACCCGTCGGGTCAGTTGACGCGTGCCCAGGTGCGCGCGGAGCTCGTCCAGCTCGAACAGGCCGGCTACAAGCCCGAAGTCTCCGATCAGTACTACCCGCGCGCGCTGCAGACGGCACAGGCCCGCGTGACGAACGCCGATGAAGCCGGTTACGGCGCACAATCCGCGGCCGGCGTGCGTGCCGGCCGTACGATCGCAGTCAGGCAGGACGGCCGCGACTCCGTGTACTTCGGCCAGTAA
- a CDS encoding integrase, whose translation MDTNRWIHDPVGAFRAWQETAATGAGRRPFAPRSVVQHVAMFERFLRHLIAHRVSLATFGPDHVATFLAELERTCAPGTSTRVRYAKLIDRLGRHLVDTGVRTIHPAGRTTRHLAWPDGEPEPCYLPPDADVALQRHVQPHSDDTPADCRNRAIVALLLASGITSAEIRATTHDAPDLDALPSALYVPRDRARPARRIELAAFALAPLAAWRARSADAPASTLLFPAPRGGGAMNDMFLLLVVRDALTSIGFHAADMSPRVLRNTYARRQLLAGHAHADVSAMLGLVSTRTVTRIRQTLPSDAAADRAAHER comes from the coding sequence ATGGATACGAATCGCTGGATTCACGACCCCGTCGGCGCCTTTCGCGCGTGGCAGGAAACCGCCGCGACCGGCGCCGGCCGCCGGCCGTTCGCGCCGCGCTCGGTCGTGCAGCACGTCGCGATGTTCGAACGGTTCCTGCGCCATCTGATCGCGCACCGCGTGTCGCTGGCCACGTTCGGGCCCGACCACGTCGCGACCTTCCTGGCGGAACTCGAGCGCACGTGCGCGCCCGGCACGTCGACGCGCGTGCGCTACGCGAAGCTGATCGACCGGCTGGGCCGGCATCTGGTCGACACCGGCGTGCGGACGATCCATCCGGCCGGACGGACGACGCGCCATCTCGCGTGGCCGGACGGCGAGCCCGAACCGTGCTACCTGCCGCCTGATGCCGACGTGGCGCTGCAGCGCCATGTGCAACCGCACTCGGACGACACGCCGGCCGACTGCCGGAATCGAGCGATCGTCGCGCTGCTGCTCGCGAGCGGCATCACGTCCGCCGAGATTCGCGCGACGACGCATGACGCACCCGATCTCGACGCGCTGCCGTCGGCGCTGTACGTGCCGCGCGATCGCGCGCGGCCGGCACGCCGGATCGAACTCGCCGCGTTCGCGCTGGCACCGCTCGCCGCATGGCGCGCGCGCTCGGCAGACGCACCGGCATCGACACTGCTGTTTCCCGCGCCGCGCGGCGGTGGCGCGATGAACGACATGTTTCTGCTGCTCGTGGTGCGCGACGCGCTGACCTCGATCGGTTTCCACGCAGCGGACATGAGCCCGCGTGTGCTGCGCAACACGTATGCGCGCCGCCAGTTGCTCGCCGGCCACGCGCACGCCGATGTCAGCGCCATGCTCGGTCTCGTCAGTACGCGAACGGTTACGCGCATCCGGCAGACACTCCCGTCCGATGCGGCCGCGGATCGCGCCGCACACGAGCGTTGA
- a CDS encoding HD domain-containing protein, whose amino-acid sequence MTENVAGIAIPDSQLTREITELVRDTASPLLFHHSSRVYYFAALAGRRRGLKYDPELLYCGCMFHDMGLTHKHSSACERFEVDGANAARDFLKGKGITQQDIDVVWTSIALHTTPGIPQHMHPVIALVTAGVEMDVLGLTYPEYSDVEREAVVRAHPRTPHFKEDIIQAFYDGIKHKPDTTFGNVKADVFADKDPHFHAGNFCSVIRSSAWAG is encoded by the coding sequence ATGACTGAGAACGTTGCAGGCATCGCCATTCCCGATAGCCAACTGACGCGCGAGATCACCGAACTCGTTCGCGATACCGCGTCTCCGCTGCTGTTCCATCATTCCAGCCGCGTCTACTATTTCGCGGCGCTTGCGGGCCGGCGTCGCGGGCTCAAATACGATCCCGAACTGCTCTACTGCGGCTGCATGTTTCACGACATGGGGCTCACGCACAAGCACAGCAGCGCATGCGAGCGCTTCGAAGTGGATGGTGCCAACGCGGCTCGCGATTTTCTGAAGGGCAAGGGCATCACGCAGCAGGATATCGATGTCGTGTGGACCTCGATCGCGCTGCATACCACGCCGGGGATCCCGCAGCACATGCATCCGGTGATCGCGCTCGTCACCGCGGGTGTCGAGATGGACGTGCTGGGGCTGACGTATCCGGAATACAGCGACGTTGAGCGCGAGGCTGTCGTCCGTGCGCATCCGCGTACGCCGCACTTCAAGGAAGACATCATCCAGGCGTTCTACGACGGGATCAAGCACAAGCCGGACACGACGTTCGGCAACGTGAAGGCCGACGTGTTCGCGGACAAGGATCCGCATTTCCACGCGGGCAATTTCTGCAGCGTGATCCGCTCGTCCGCGTGGGCCGGCTGA
- a CDS encoding metallophosphoesterase family protein, producing the protein MKFIHAADIHLDSPLHGLSAYPDAPAAQLRNASREALRQLVDRAIEEEVAFLVIAGDLYDGDWKDHNTGIFFGQQMGRLRKAGIRAFVLGGNHDAESEMTKKLTLPDNVTVFGHRKPETHKLPEFDVALHGQSFKDKAVVDNLAIGYPDPVPGYYNIGVLHTALEGYAAHANYAPCTLAELHAKGYDYWALGHVHEFQQWTGPSTVVFPGNLQGRHIRETGRRGAVLVTVEQGRTQVERLYLDVLRWETVSVDASDCFTVADLSRKIGQSLEALLNVDGHVPRAVRVTVTGRTPAHGLFFGRAPQLRAEVLNQIGIIGNERLWLEKVRLATSAADHQQGESEQLEALEDLKQILAEAAHDPDFLALLERDLKPFVGKVRSDVKEEVPLLTMARAGELTALVEQVGPALLARLARGE; encoded by the coding sequence GTGAAGTTCATCCACGCGGCAGACATTCACCTTGACAGTCCGTTGCACGGCCTGAGCGCGTATCCCGACGCGCCGGCCGCGCAGTTGCGCAACGCGTCGCGCGAGGCGCTGCGGCAACTCGTGGATCGCGCGATCGAAGAGGAAGTCGCGTTCCTCGTGATCGCCGGCGACCTGTACGACGGCGACTGGAAGGATCACAACACCGGCATCTTCTTCGGCCAGCAGATGGGGCGCCTGCGCAAGGCCGGCATTCGTGCGTTCGTCCTCGGCGGCAACCACGATGCCGAAAGCGAGATGACGAAGAAGCTGACGCTGCCCGACAACGTCACCGTGTTCGGCCATCGCAAGCCGGAAACCCACAAGCTGCCGGAATTCGACGTCGCGCTGCATGGGCAGAGCTTCAAGGACAAGGCCGTCGTCGACAATCTCGCGATCGGTTATCCCGACCCGGTGCCCGGGTACTACAACATCGGCGTGCTGCACACGGCGCTCGAAGGCTACGCGGCGCACGCGAACTATGCGCCGTGCACGCTGGCCGAACTGCACGCAAAGGGCTACGACTACTGGGCGCTTGGCCACGTGCATGAATTCCAGCAATGGACGGGGCCATCGACTGTCGTGTTTCCCGGCAACCTGCAGGGGCGCCATATCCGCGAGACGGGCCGCCGCGGCGCGGTGCTCGTGACGGTCGAGCAAGGCCGCACGCAGGTCGAGCGCCTGTATCTCGACGTGCTGCGCTGGGAAACCGTGTCGGTCGACGCATCCGATTGCTTCACGGTCGCCGACCTGTCGAGAAAGATCGGCCAGTCGCTGGAGGCGCTGCTGAACGTCGACGGTCACGTGCCGCGCGCGGTGCGCGTGACGGTCACCGGGCGCACGCCCGCGCATGGGCTCTTTTTCGGCCGCGCGCCACAGTTGCGCGCAGAGGTGCTCAACCAGATCGGCATCATCGGCAACGAGCGGCTGTGGCTGGAGAAGGTCCGGCTCGCGACGTCCGCCGCCGATCATCAGCAGGGCGAGAGCGAGCAACTTGAAGCGCTGGAGGATTTGAAGCAGATCCTGGCCGAAGCCGCGCACGATCCGGATTTCCTCGCGCTGCTCGAACGCGACCTGAAGCCGTTCGTCGGCAAGGTGCGCAGCGATGTAAAGGAGGAAGTGCCGTTGCTGACGATGGCGCGCGCAGGCGAGCTCACTGCGCTGGTCGAGCAGGTCGGTCCCGCGCTGCTCGCGCGACTGGCAAGGGGGGAGTAA
- a CDS encoding RES family NAD+ phosphorylase, translating into MTTLWRISNYADLKGIGGLRAGGRWHFAGQPVVYLAEHPALALLETLVHFEIATVAQLPSGYQLLRIEVPESVDVAEIAEGDAPDDWRTNVDWTRSAGTEWLQTQPSALLRVPSVVVPHAHNFLLNPLHPVASEVRVAEVMQSPYDTRILRLIESKPGE; encoded by the coding sequence TTGACGACGCTGTGGCGGATCAGCAATTACGCCGACCTGAAAGGCATCGGCGGGTTGCGCGCCGGCGGGCGCTGGCATTTTGCCGGACAGCCCGTCGTGTATCTCGCCGAGCATCCGGCGCTCGCGCTGCTCGAAACGCTCGTGCATTTCGAAATCGCTACCGTCGCGCAATTGCCGAGCGGATACCAGTTGCTTCGTATCGAGGTACCGGAATCGGTCGACGTCGCCGAAATCGCGGAAGGCGACGCGCCGGACGACTGGCGAACGAACGTCGACTGGACCCGCAGCGCCGGCACCGAGTGGCTGCAAACGCAGCCGAGCGCGCTGCTGCGCGTCCCGAGCGTCGTCGTGCCGCACGCGCACAACTTCCTGCTGAATCCATTGCATCCCGTCGCGTCCGAGGTCCGCGTCGCGGAAGTCATGCAATCGCCGTACGACACCCGGATTCTGCGGCTGATCGAGTCGAAGCCGGGCGAATAG
- a CDS encoding adenylosuccinate synthase, whose translation MPNVVVVGAQWGDEGKGRVVDWLAAQADLVARYNGGHNAGHTLVVGGKTYKLALLPSGIVRGKRGVIGNGVALDPEALLAEIARMAELGLSVTPDNLSIAENATLVLPIHRAIDQAQERLRREPIGTTLRGIGPAYEDKVGRRGLRVGDLAEPGRLADKLAVLVDHHNAWFRGLGLDECSRDAMLATLVDIAPKILPFMRPVWADLNDATDRGERILFEGSQAVMLDIDWGTYPFVTSSGTVASAAAAGTGLGASRLGHVLGVTKAYATRVGGGPFLTELTDATGETLRARGQEFGVNTGRPRRCGWLDAAQLRQAVRISGIDSLALTKLDVLDGFESIELCVGYELDGARVDHLPASLDAQSRAKPVYERFDGWHGTVKGVRERAALPRAAQDFIARIEAVAGAPVSMITTGAERDDTIVLRNPFDAAAAA comes from the coding sequence ATGCCGAACGTGGTGGTAGTGGGCGCCCAATGGGGCGACGAAGGCAAGGGGCGCGTCGTGGACTGGCTGGCGGCACAGGCCGATCTCGTCGCACGCTACAACGGCGGCCATAACGCGGGTCATACGCTGGTCGTCGGCGGCAAGACGTACAAGCTTGCGCTGCTGCCGAGCGGCATCGTGCGCGGCAAGCGCGGCGTGATCGGCAACGGCGTGGCGCTCGATCCGGAAGCGCTGCTCGCGGAGATCGCGCGGATGGCCGAGCTCGGGCTGTCGGTGACGCCGGACAATCTGTCGATCGCCGAGAACGCGACGCTGGTGCTGCCGATTCACCGCGCGATCGACCAGGCGCAGGAGCGCTTGCGCCGCGAACCGATCGGTACCACGCTGCGCGGGATCGGGCCGGCCTACGAGGACAAGGTCGGGCGCCGCGGGCTGCGCGTCGGCGATCTCGCGGAACCCGGCCGGCTCGCCGACAAGCTCGCCGTACTCGTCGACCATCACAACGCGTGGTTCCGTGGCCTGGGGCTCGACGAATGTTCGCGCGACGCGATGCTGGCGACGCTCGTCGATATCGCACCGAAGATCCTGCCGTTCATGCGCCCCGTCTGGGCCGACCTCAACGACGCGACCGATCGCGGCGAACGCATCCTGTTCGAGGGTTCGCAGGCCGTGATGCTGGACATCGACTGGGGCACGTACCCGTTCGTGACGTCGTCGGGCACCGTCGCATCGGCGGCAGCGGCCGGCACGGGCCTCGGCGCGTCGAGGCTCGGCCACGTGCTGGGCGTGACCAAGGCGTATGCGACGCGTGTCGGCGGCGGGCCGTTCCTCACCGAGCTGACCGACGCAACCGGCGAAACGCTGCGTGCGCGCGGGCAGGAATTCGGCGTCAACACCGGCCGGCCGCGACGCTGCGGATGGCTCGATGCAGCACAGTTGCGCCAGGCGGTCAGGATCTCGGGCATCGATTCGCTGGCGCTCACCAAGCTCGACGTACTCGACGGCTTCGAGTCGATCGAGCTGTGCGTCGGTTACGAACTCGACGGCGCGCGCGTCGACCATCTGCCCGCGAGCCTCGATGCGCAGTCGCGCGCGAAGCCGGTCTACGAACGGTTCGACGGCTGGCACGGCACCGTGAAGGGCGTGCGCGAACGTGCGGCGCTGCCGCGCGCCGCACAGGATTTCATCGCGCGCATCGAAGCGGTCGCGGGCGCGCCGGTATCGATGATCACGACCGGCGCGGAGCGCGACGACACGATCGTCTTGCGTAATCCGTTCGATGCAGCGGCCGCCGCGTAA